One Campylobacter concisus DNA segment encodes these proteins:
- a CDS encoding ABC transporter permease, translated as MKEIFKKSILILAIFAIWQVVCELEIFTPYILPSPIATIKTMCSMSLSGELATHTIISFKRIFAGYALSFALALVLGGIAALLPKISVYYEWILEFFRNIPPLSLIAILVLWFGINEMPKIIIIILASFFPMFLSIQKGLTSCDIKLIEVGKIFGFSKFEIFYKIILKSALKDIFVGMRIGFGYAMRAIIGAEMIAASSGLGYLILDAEELSRADRIFVGIFTIGICGVLIDRLFLLLIAKFSLLRGEK; from the coding sequence GTGAAAGAAATTTTTAAAAAGAGCATTTTGATCCTAGCGATCTTTGCCATCTGGCAGGTCGTTTGCGAGCTAGAAATTTTCACACCATATATCTTGCCAAGTCCGATAGCTACGATAAAAACGATGTGTAGCATGAGCCTAAGCGGCGAGCTTGCTACGCACACCATTATCAGCTTTAAGCGCATATTTGCAGGATATGCTCTCTCGTTTGCCTTGGCGCTCGTGCTTGGCGGTATAGCGGCACTTTTGCCAAAGATCAGCGTTTATTACGAGTGGATACTGGAGTTTTTTAGAAATATCCCGCCGCTTAGTTTGATCGCCATTTTGGTGCTTTGGTTTGGCATAAACGAGATGCCAAAGATTATTATCATCATCCTAGCCTCGTTTTTCCCGATGTTTCTAAGTATCCAAAAGGGGCTAACGAGCTGCGATATAAAGCTCATCGAGGTTGGCAAAATTTTTGGCTTTAGCAAATTTGAAATTTTTTACAAGATCATCTTAAAAAGCGCGCTAAAAGATATCTTTGTCGGCATGCGAATAGGCTTTGGCTACGCCATGCGCGCGATCATCGGAGCGGAGATGATAGCGGCTTCAAGCGGACTAGGCTACTTAATCCTTGACGCAGAAGAGCTCTCACGCGCGGATAGAATATTTGTGGGCATTTTTACGATAGGCATTTGCGGCGTGCTCATAGATAGGCTGTTTTTGCTTTTGATAGCTAAATTTAGCCTTTTGCGAGGTGAAAAATGA